A single Nostoc sp. PCC 7107 DNA region contains:
- a CDS encoding ABC transporter ATP-binding protein, whose amino-acid sequence MLYLENITKSFGSFVANDNISFSVDSGKIHAILGENGAGKTTLMKIISGLYQPDAGQIYIQDNPVKITSPNVATKLGIGMIYQHFMLIPQLTVTENIILGLENSWRLNLRQKHQKITALSQTYGLEVDPTAKVADLPVGTQQRIEILKVLYRQAKLLILDEPTAVLTPPEVKSLIFILRQLASAGNTIIFISHKLEEVINLCDTVTILRRGKVIATTTTKAATPQKLAELMVGNKVDLHPNKSPALAGKVILSVQNLHVADDRNLHAVRDVSFQLHAGEILGIAGVDGNGQRELADSITGLRKIRQGKINLDNSQTIAYIPEDRQKIGLILQFSIAQNLILKAFQKLPFCRHYLLQPAAIKNHAQAAMQTFDIRATGENIKVSQLSGGNQQKVVLARELAGEPNLIIAMQPTRGLDVGATAMVHSQLLAERDRGAAILYISTELEEIMAMSDRIAVIYRGEFVAILDAQTATVEEIGLLMAGGTTIK is encoded by the coding sequence ATGCTTTACTTAGAAAACATCACTAAAAGCTTTGGCTCATTTGTTGCTAACGATAACATTAGCTTTAGCGTTGATTCAGGTAAAATTCATGCAATTCTAGGTGAGAATGGTGCAGGTAAGACTACTTTAATGAAAATTATTAGTGGTTTATATCAACCCGATGCTGGACAAATTTACATCCAAGATAACCCAGTTAAAATTACCTCACCTAATGTTGCAACAAAACTAGGTATTGGCATGATTTACCAACACTTCATGCTGATACCACAGTTGACTGTTACTGAAAATATTATCTTGGGTTTAGAAAATAGCTGGCGCTTAAATCTCCGACAAAAACATCAAAAAATCACGGCTTTATCTCAAACTTATGGTTTAGAAGTTGACCCCACAGCAAAAGTAGCAGATTTACCGGTGGGAACACAACAACGTATCGAAATTCTCAAAGTTCTTTACCGCCAAGCTAAACTTTTAATTCTCGATGAACCAACCGCAGTCCTCACACCACCAGAGGTTAAATCGTTAATTTTTATCTTGCGTCAATTAGCCTCGGCGGGTAACACAATTATTTTTATCAGTCACAAATTAGAAGAAGTAATTAACCTTTGTGATACAGTCACAATATTACGCCGGGGAAAAGTCATCGCCACCACTACTACTAAAGCCGCAACACCTCAGAAGTTAGCAGAATTAATGGTAGGGAATAAAGTTGATTTACACCCTAATAAATCACCAGCTTTAGCAGGGAAAGTAATTTTATCAGTGCAGAATTTACACGTTGCAGATGATAGAAATCTTCATGCTGTGCGTGATGTTTCTTTTCAACTACACGCCGGGGAGATATTAGGAATTGCTGGTGTTGATGGCAATGGACAAAGAGAATTAGCAGATTCAATCACAGGTTTACGCAAAATTAGACAAGGTAAAATTAATTTAGATAATTCTCAAACTATTGCTTATATCCCTGAAGATAGGCAAAAGATAGGTTTAATATTGCAATTTAGCATTGCCCAAAATTTAATTTTAAAAGCTTTTCAAAAATTGCCCTTTTGTCGTCATTATCTATTACAACCAGCAGCCATTAAAAACCACGCCCAAGCTGCAATGCAAACATTTGATATCCGCGCGACAGGAGAAAATATCAAAGTTAGTCAACTTTCGGGTGGAAATCAACAAAAAGTAGTTTTAGCGCGAGAACTTGCGGGTGAACCTAACTTAATTATCGCTATGCAACCTACACGAGGCTTAGATGTGGGGGCGACAGCGATGGTACATTCGCAGTTGTTAGCAGAACGCGATCGCGGTGCGGCAATATTGTATATTTCTACTGAGTTAGAAGAAATCATGGCTATGAGCGATCGCATTGCCGTAATCTACAGAGGAGAGTTCGTCGCTATTTTAGACGCACAGACGGCAACAGTGGAAGAAATTGGTTTATTAATGGCTGGGGGGACAACTATAAAGTAA
- a CDS encoding endonuclease NucS domain-containing protein — translation MSQDIKIWDVSTTGILSEIKKSKLDFEKRLQNWLEQDISIISPNLLVIGKEVETGYGGFIDLLCLDQKGDIFIIELKRGKTPREVTAQALDYASWVKYLSNDHITNIANSYLINKYNLELDKAFQKNFKTELPEVINTNHHILIVASEIDSSSERIINYLSDSYGVSINAVTFQYFRSEDGRELLARVFLIEPNQVEENTQRQNNSKRQPNLSYAELEEIARRHGLEKIYFELYTNLVDKYFTVVSTTRSSLSFKKSNKTIFTLIPVESNGEKGLKFRIYTTRFAESLGISLEEVISLLPTSKYAWENYPGATLDWSGHEGFFKNLDEVGQFITKLNKLTQK, via the coding sequence ATGTCACAAGATATTAAAATTTGGGATGTGTCTACCACTGGTATTCTTAGTGAAATAAAAAAATCTAAGCTTGATTTTGAAAAGCGTCTACAAAATTGGTTAGAGCAAGATATTTCTATTATTTCACCTAACTTATTAGTAATCGGAAAAGAAGTTGAAACAGGTTACGGTGGATTTATAGACCTTTTATGCCTAGATCAAAAAGGAGATATTTTCATTATAGAATTAAAACGCGGCAAAACTCCCAGAGAAGTTACTGCTCAAGCCTTAGATTATGCTTCTTGGGTAAAATATTTATCAAATGACCATATTACTAATATTGCAAATAGTTACTTGATAAATAAATATAATCTAGAGCTAGATAAGGCTTTTCAAAAAAATTTTAAGACAGAATTACCAGAAGTTATAAATACAAATCATCATATATTAATTGTTGCTTCTGAAATAGATAGTAGCTCTGAAAGAATTATTAATTATTTATCAGACAGTTATGGAGTTAGTATTAATGCGGTAACTTTTCAGTACTTCCGTAGTGAAGATGGTAGAGAATTATTAGCAAGAGTATTTTTAATTGAACCAAATCAGGTAGAAGAGAACACACAACGACAAAATAATTCTAAAAGACAGCCAAATTTATCTTATGCAGAGCTTGAAGAAATTGCTAGGAGGCATGGTTTAGAAAAAATATATTTTGAACTTTATACTAATTTAGTAGATAAATATTTTACCGTTGTTTCAACAACAAGAAGTTCATTGAGTTTCAAAAAAAGTAATAAAACTATATTTACTTTAATTCCAGTAGAAAGCAATGGGGAGAAAGGTCTAAAATTTCGTATATACACAACAAGATTTGCAGAATCCTTGGGGATAAGTCTAGAAGAAGTAATAAGTTTATTACCAACATCAAAATATGCCTGGGAAAATTATCCTGGTGCTACACTTGATTGGTCTGGACATGAAGGATTCTTTAAGAATTTAGATGAAGTTGGGCAATTTATTACAAAATTAAATAAATTAACTCAAAAATGA